The following are encoded together in the Bos javanicus breed banteng chromosome X, ARS-OSU_banteng_1.0, whole genome shotgun sequence genome:
- the L1CAM gene encoding neural cell adhesion molecule L1 isoform X3: MAVALWYLWPLLLCSPCVLIQIPEELMEPPIITEQSPRRVVIFPTDDVSLKCEASGKPEVQFRWTRDGILFKPREELGMIVNQVPHSGSFSITGNSSNFAQSFQGTYRCFASNKLGTAMSHEIQLMAEGTPKWPKETVKPVEVEEGESVILPCHPPPSAEPLRIYWMNSKILHIKQDERVTMGQNGNLYFANVLTSDNHSDYICHAHFPGTRTIIQKEPIDLRVKATNSMMDRKPHLLFPTNSSSHLVALQGQPLILECIAEGFPTPTIKWLRPSGPMPADRVTYQNHNKTLQLLNVGEEDDGEYRCLAENSLGSDRHAYYVTVEAAPYWLHKPQSHLYGPGETARLDCQVQGRPQPEVTWRINGIPVEELGKDQKYRIHHGALVLSNLQPSDTMVTQCEARNRHGLLLANAYIYVVELPAKILTPDNETYMAVQGSTAYLLCKAFGAPVPSVQWLDREGKTVLQDERFFPYTNGTLGIRDLQTNDTGHYFCQAANDQSNVTIVANLQVKDATRIMQGPRSAIEKRGSRVMFTCQASFDPSLQHSTTWRRDALDLQELGDSDKYFIEDERLVIHSLDYSDQGNYSCVASTKLDVVESRAELLVVGSPGPVPQLELSDHHLLKQSQVRLSWSPADDHNAPIEKYDIEFEDKEMAPEKWYSLGKVPGNQTSTTLKLSPYVHYTFRVTAINKYGPGEPSPDSETVVTPEAAPEKNPVDVKGEGNETNNMVITWKPLRWMDWNAPQVQYRVQWRPQKMQGAWQEQIVSDPFLVVSNTSTFVPYEIKVQTVNSQGKGPEPQITIGYSGEDYPQASPLLEPVKALNSSTVLVRWQSVDPAQVKGHLRGYNVTYWWEGSQRKHNKRHVHKGHVVVPANATSTILGGLRPYSSYWVEVQAFNGRGLGPASGMTFNTPEGVPGHPEALHLECQSDTSLLLHWQPPLSHNGVLTGYVLSYQPLNDGSKEQLSFDLPDPELRTHNLTNLSPRLRYRFQLQATTREGPGEAIVREGGTMALSGMPDFGNISAMAGENYSVVSWVPKEGQCNFGFQIWFKALGDEKLVARLPPQYVSYNQSSYTQWDLQPDTDYEIQLLKEQVLLHQMAVKTNGTGRVRLPPAGFATEGWFIGFISAIVVLLLVLLILCFIKRSKGGKYSVKDKEDTQVDSEARPMKDETFGEYSDNEEKAFGSSQPSLNGDIKPLGSDDSLADYGGSVDVQFNEDGSFIGQYSGKKEKEVAGGNDSSGATSPINPAGTLE; this comes from the exons TGATGGAACCCCCCATCATCACGGAGCAGTCTCCCCGGCGTGTGGTCATCTTCCCCACAGATGACGTCAGCCTCAAGTGTGAGGCCAGCGGCAAACCCGAAGTGCA GTTTCGCTGGACTCGGGATGGCATCCTCTTCAAACCCAGAGAGGAACTGGGCATGATCGTGAACCAGGTGCCCCATTCTGGCTCCTTCAGCATCACGGGCAACAGCAGCAACTTTGCCCAGAGCTTCCAGGGCACCTATCGCTGCTTTGCCAGCAACAAGCTGGGCACCGCCATGTCCCACGAGATCCAGCTCATGGCCGAGG GTACCCCCAAGTGGCCAAAGGAGACAGTGAAACCTGTTGAGGTCGAGGAAGGGGAGTCGGTGATTCTCCCTTGCCACCCGCCCCCCAGTGCAGAGCCACTCCGGATCTACTGGATGAACAGCA AGATCTTGCACATCAAACAGGATGAGCGGGTGACCATGGGCCAGAATGGCAACCTCTACTTTGCTAATGTGCTCACCTCGGACAACCACTCAGACTACATCTGTCACGCCCACTTCCCTGGCACCCGAACCATCATTCAAAAGGAACCCATTGACCTCCGGGTCAAAGCGA CCAACAGCATGATGGACAGAAAACCACACTTGCTCTTCCCCACCAATTCCAGCAGCCACCTGGTGGCCCTGCAGGGGCAGCCCTTGATCTTGGAGTGCATAGCTGAGGGCTT CCCCACGCCCACCATCAAGTGGCTGCGCCCAAGCGGCCCCATGCCAGCCGACCGGGTCACCTACCAGAACCACAACAAGACGCTGCAGTTGCTGAACGTGGGTGAGGAGGACGACGGCGAGTACCGCTGCCTGGCTGAGAACTCGCTGGGCAGCGACCGCCACGCCTACTACGTCACCGTGGAGG CTGCACCATACTGGCTACACAAGCCCCAGAGCCATCTGTACGGGCCAGGGGAGACTGCCCGCCTAGACTGTCAAGTGCAGGGCAGGCCCCAACCGGAGGTCACCTGGAGAATCAATGGGATCCCTGTGGAGG AGCTGGGCAAGGACCAGAAATACCGGATCCACCATGGAGCCCTGGTCCTGAGCAATCTGCAGCCCAGTGACACTATGGTGACCCAGTGTGAGGCCCGCAACCGCCACGGGCTCCTGCTGGCCAATGCCTACATCTATGTTGTGG AGCTGCCAGCCAAGATCCTGACCCCAGACAATGAGACATACATGGCAGTCCAGGGCAGCACCGCCTACCTTCTGTGCAAGGCCTTCGGAGCCCCTGTGCCCAGCGTCCAGTG GCTGGACAGGGAAGGAAAGACAGTGCTGCAGGACGAGCGCTTCTTCCCCTACACCAACGGGACCCTGGGCATCCGAGACCTCCAGACCAATGACACTGGGCACTACTTCTGCCAGGCTGCCAACGACCAAAGCAACGTGACCATTGTGGCTAACCTGCAGGTCAAAG ATGCCACTCGGATCATGCAGGGGCCCCGCAGTGCAATCGAGAAGAGAGGCTCCCGAGTGATGttcacatgccaggcctcctttgACCCCTCCCTGCAGCACAGCACCACCTGGCGCAGGGATGCTCTCGACCTGCAGGAGTTGGGGGACAGTGACAA gtACTTCATAGAAGACGAGCGCTTGGTCATCCACAGCCTGGACTACAGTGACCAGGGCAACTACAGCTGCGTGGCCAGCACCAAGCTGGACGTGGTGGAGAGCCGGGCAGAGCTGCTGGTGGTCG GGAGCCCCGGACCTGTGCCCCAGCTGGAGCTGTCTGATCACCACCTGCTGAAGCAGAGCCAGGTGCGCCTGTCTTGGAGCCCAGCTGATGACCATAACGCCCCCATTGAGA AGTATGACATTGAATTTGAGGACAAGGAGATGGCACCCGAGAAGTGGTACAGCCTGGGCAAGGTGCCCGGAAACCAGACCTCCACCACCCTCAAGCTGTCGCCTTATGTCCACTATACCTTTCGAGTCACTGCCATCAACAAATATGGCCCTGGGGAGCCCAGCCCGGACTCTGAGACTGTGGTCACGCCGGAGGCAG CCCCAGAGAAGAACCCCGTGGACGTGAAGGGGGAAGGAAATGAGACCAACAACATGGTCATCACTTGGAAG CCGCTGCGGTGGATGGACTGGAATGCCCCCCAGGTTCAGTATCGAGTGCAGTGGCGCCCCCAGAAGATGCAGGGGGCCTGGCAGGAACAGATCGTCAGTGACCCCTTCCTGGTGGTGTCCAATACATCTACCTTTGTGCCGTATGAGATCAAAGTCCAGACCGTCAACAGCCAGGGCAAGGGCCCTGAGCCCCAGATCACCATCGGCTACTCTGGAGAGGACT ACCCCCAGGCAAGCCCTCTGCTGGAACCCGTCAAGGCCCTCAATTCAAGCACTGTGCTGGTCAGGTGGCAGTCTGTGGACCCAGCCCAGGTCAAAGGCCACCTCCGGGGATACAAT GTGACGTACTGGTGGGAAGGCAGTCAGAGGAAGCACAACAAGAGGCACGTCCACAAAGGCCACGTGGTGGTGCCAGCCAATGCCACCAGCACCATCCTGGGAGGCCTGCGGCCCTATAGCTCCTACTGGGTAGAGGTTCAGGCCTTTAACGGGAGGGGACTGGGGCCCGCCAGTGGGatgaccttcaacacccctgaGGGAG TGCCTGGACACCCTGAGGCATTGCACCTGGAGTGCCAGTCAGATACCAGCCTGCTGCTGCACTGGCAGCCTCCGCTCAGCCATAATGGTGTGCTCACGGGCTACGTGCTCTCCTACCAACCTT TGAATGACGGGAGCAAGGAGCAGTTGTCCTTTGACCTCCCGGACCCTGAGCTGCGGACACACAACCTGACCAACCTCAGCCCCCGCCTGCGGTACCGATTCCAGCTGCAGGCCACCACGAGGGAGGGCCCGGGGGAGGCGATCGTACGGGAAGGAGGCACCATGGCCTTGTCCG GGATGCCGGACTTTGGCAACATCTCCGCCATGGCTGGCGAGAATTACAGTGTGGTCTCCTGGGTCCCCAAAGAGGGCCAGTGCAACTTCGGGTTCCAGATCTGGTTCAAAGCCCTGGGGG ACGAGAAGCTGGTGGCTCGTCTCCCACCGCAGTACGTCAGCTACAACCAGAGCTCCTACACACAGTGGGACCTGCAGCCTGACACCGACTATGAGATCCAGCTGCTCAAGGAGCAGGTGCTCCTGCACCAGATGGCAGTGAAGACCAACGGCACCG GCCGAGTGAGGCTGCCTCCCGCTGGCTTTGCCACTGAAGGCTGGTTCATCGGCTTCATCAGTGCCATCGTTGTCCTGCTTCTTGTCTTACTCATCCTGTGCTTCATTAAGCGCAGCAAGGGTGGCAAGTACTCGG tgaaggacaaggaggacACCCAGGTGGACTCAGAGGCCCGGCCCATGAAGGACGAAACCTTCGGCGAGTACAG TGACAATGAGGAGAAGGCCTTTGGTAGCAGCCAGCCATCACTCAACGGAGACATCAAGCCCCTGGGCAGCGATGACAGCCTGGCAGACTACGGAGGCAGCGTGGACGTCCAGTTCAATGAGGATGGCTCCTTCATCGGCCAGTACAGTggcaagaaggagaaggaggtggcagggggCAATGACAGCTCCGGGGCCACATCCCCCATCAACCCCGCCGGGACCCTGGAGTAG
- the L1CAM gene encoding neural cell adhesion molecule L1 isoform X2: protein MAVALWYLWPLLLCSPCVLIQIPEEYEGHHVMEPPIITEQSPRRVVIFPTDDVSLKCEASGKPEVQFRWTRDGILFKPREELGMIVNQVPHSGSFSITGNSSNFAQSFQGTYRCFASNKLGTAMSHEIQLMAEGTPKWPKETVKPVEVEEGESVILPCHPPPSAEPLRIYWMNSKILHIKQDERVTMGQNGNLYFANVLTSDNHSDYICHAHFPGTRTIIQKEPIDLRVKATNSMMDRKPHLLFPTNSSSHLVALQGQPLILECIAEGFPTPTIKWLRPSGPMPADRVTYQNHNKTLQLLNVGEEDDGEYRCLAENSLGSDRHAYYVTVEAAPYWLHKPQSHLYGPGETARLDCQVQGRPQPEVTWRINGIPVEELGKDQKYRIHHGALVLSNLQPSDTMVTQCEARNRHGLLLANAYIYVVELPAKILTPDNETYMAVQGSTAYLLCKAFGAPVPSVQWLDREGKTVLQDERFFPYTNGTLGIRDLQTNDTGHYFCQAANDQSNVTIVANLQVKDATRIMQGPRSAIEKRGSRVMFTCQASFDPSLQHSTTWRRDALDLQELGDSDKYFIEDERLVIHSLDYSDQGNYSCVASTKLDVVESRAELLVVGSPGPVPQLELSDHHLLKQSQVRLSWSPADDHNAPIEKYDIEFEDKEMAPEKWYSLGKVPGNQTSTTLKLSPYVHYTFRVTAINKYGPGEPSPDSETVVTPEAAPEKNPVDVKGEGNETNNMVITWKPLRWMDWNAPQVQYRVQWRPQKMQGAWQEQIVSDPFLVVSNTSTFVPYEIKVQTVNSQGKGPEPQITIGYSGEDYPQASPLLEPVKALNSSTVLVRWQSVDPAQVKGHLRGYNVTYWWEGSQRKHNKRHVHKGHVVVPANATSTILGGLRPYSSYWVEVQAFNGRGLGPASGMTFNTPEGVPGHPEALHLECQSDTSLLLHWQPPLSHNGVLTGYVLSYQPLNDGSKEQLSFDLPDPELRTHNLTNLSPRLRYRFQLQATTREGPGEAIVREGGTMALSGMPDFGNISAMAGENYSVVSWVPKEGQCNFGFQIWFKALGDEKLVARLPPQYVSYNQSSYTQWDLQPDTDYEIQLLKEQVLLHQMAVKTNGTGRVRLPPAGFATEGWFIGFISAIVVLLLVLLILCFIKRSKGGKYSVKDKEDTQVDSEARPMKDETFGEYSDNEEKAFGSSQPSLNGDIKPLGSDDSLADYGGSVDVQFNEDGSFIGQYSGKKEKEVAGGNDSSGATSPINPAGTLE, encoded by the exons ATGAAGGACACCATG TGATGGAACCCCCCATCATCACGGAGCAGTCTCCCCGGCGTGTGGTCATCTTCCCCACAGATGACGTCAGCCTCAAGTGTGAGGCCAGCGGCAAACCCGAAGTGCA GTTTCGCTGGACTCGGGATGGCATCCTCTTCAAACCCAGAGAGGAACTGGGCATGATCGTGAACCAGGTGCCCCATTCTGGCTCCTTCAGCATCACGGGCAACAGCAGCAACTTTGCCCAGAGCTTCCAGGGCACCTATCGCTGCTTTGCCAGCAACAAGCTGGGCACCGCCATGTCCCACGAGATCCAGCTCATGGCCGAGG GTACCCCCAAGTGGCCAAAGGAGACAGTGAAACCTGTTGAGGTCGAGGAAGGGGAGTCGGTGATTCTCCCTTGCCACCCGCCCCCCAGTGCAGAGCCACTCCGGATCTACTGGATGAACAGCA AGATCTTGCACATCAAACAGGATGAGCGGGTGACCATGGGCCAGAATGGCAACCTCTACTTTGCTAATGTGCTCACCTCGGACAACCACTCAGACTACATCTGTCACGCCCACTTCCCTGGCACCCGAACCATCATTCAAAAGGAACCCATTGACCTCCGGGTCAAAGCGA CCAACAGCATGATGGACAGAAAACCACACTTGCTCTTCCCCACCAATTCCAGCAGCCACCTGGTGGCCCTGCAGGGGCAGCCCTTGATCTTGGAGTGCATAGCTGAGGGCTT CCCCACGCCCACCATCAAGTGGCTGCGCCCAAGCGGCCCCATGCCAGCCGACCGGGTCACCTACCAGAACCACAACAAGACGCTGCAGTTGCTGAACGTGGGTGAGGAGGACGACGGCGAGTACCGCTGCCTGGCTGAGAACTCGCTGGGCAGCGACCGCCACGCCTACTACGTCACCGTGGAGG CTGCACCATACTGGCTACACAAGCCCCAGAGCCATCTGTACGGGCCAGGGGAGACTGCCCGCCTAGACTGTCAAGTGCAGGGCAGGCCCCAACCGGAGGTCACCTGGAGAATCAATGGGATCCCTGTGGAGG AGCTGGGCAAGGACCAGAAATACCGGATCCACCATGGAGCCCTGGTCCTGAGCAATCTGCAGCCCAGTGACACTATGGTGACCCAGTGTGAGGCCCGCAACCGCCACGGGCTCCTGCTGGCCAATGCCTACATCTATGTTGTGG AGCTGCCAGCCAAGATCCTGACCCCAGACAATGAGACATACATGGCAGTCCAGGGCAGCACCGCCTACCTTCTGTGCAAGGCCTTCGGAGCCCCTGTGCCCAGCGTCCAGTG GCTGGACAGGGAAGGAAAGACAGTGCTGCAGGACGAGCGCTTCTTCCCCTACACCAACGGGACCCTGGGCATCCGAGACCTCCAGACCAATGACACTGGGCACTACTTCTGCCAGGCTGCCAACGACCAAAGCAACGTGACCATTGTGGCTAACCTGCAGGTCAAAG ATGCCACTCGGATCATGCAGGGGCCCCGCAGTGCAATCGAGAAGAGAGGCTCCCGAGTGATGttcacatgccaggcctcctttgACCCCTCCCTGCAGCACAGCACCACCTGGCGCAGGGATGCTCTCGACCTGCAGGAGTTGGGGGACAGTGACAA gtACTTCATAGAAGACGAGCGCTTGGTCATCCACAGCCTGGACTACAGTGACCAGGGCAACTACAGCTGCGTGGCCAGCACCAAGCTGGACGTGGTGGAGAGCCGGGCAGAGCTGCTGGTGGTCG GGAGCCCCGGACCTGTGCCCCAGCTGGAGCTGTCTGATCACCACCTGCTGAAGCAGAGCCAGGTGCGCCTGTCTTGGAGCCCAGCTGATGACCATAACGCCCCCATTGAGA AGTATGACATTGAATTTGAGGACAAGGAGATGGCACCCGAGAAGTGGTACAGCCTGGGCAAGGTGCCCGGAAACCAGACCTCCACCACCCTCAAGCTGTCGCCTTATGTCCACTATACCTTTCGAGTCACTGCCATCAACAAATATGGCCCTGGGGAGCCCAGCCCGGACTCTGAGACTGTGGTCACGCCGGAGGCAG CCCCAGAGAAGAACCCCGTGGACGTGAAGGGGGAAGGAAATGAGACCAACAACATGGTCATCACTTGGAAG CCGCTGCGGTGGATGGACTGGAATGCCCCCCAGGTTCAGTATCGAGTGCAGTGGCGCCCCCAGAAGATGCAGGGGGCCTGGCAGGAACAGATCGTCAGTGACCCCTTCCTGGTGGTGTCCAATACATCTACCTTTGTGCCGTATGAGATCAAAGTCCAGACCGTCAACAGCCAGGGCAAGGGCCCTGAGCCCCAGATCACCATCGGCTACTCTGGAGAGGACT ACCCCCAGGCAAGCCCTCTGCTGGAACCCGTCAAGGCCCTCAATTCAAGCACTGTGCTGGTCAGGTGGCAGTCTGTGGACCCAGCCCAGGTCAAAGGCCACCTCCGGGGATACAAT GTGACGTACTGGTGGGAAGGCAGTCAGAGGAAGCACAACAAGAGGCACGTCCACAAAGGCCACGTGGTGGTGCCAGCCAATGCCACCAGCACCATCCTGGGAGGCCTGCGGCCCTATAGCTCCTACTGGGTAGAGGTTCAGGCCTTTAACGGGAGGGGACTGGGGCCCGCCAGTGGGatgaccttcaacacccctgaGGGAG TGCCTGGACACCCTGAGGCATTGCACCTGGAGTGCCAGTCAGATACCAGCCTGCTGCTGCACTGGCAGCCTCCGCTCAGCCATAATGGTGTGCTCACGGGCTACGTGCTCTCCTACCAACCTT TGAATGACGGGAGCAAGGAGCAGTTGTCCTTTGACCTCCCGGACCCTGAGCTGCGGACACACAACCTGACCAACCTCAGCCCCCGCCTGCGGTACCGATTCCAGCTGCAGGCCACCACGAGGGAGGGCCCGGGGGAGGCGATCGTACGGGAAGGAGGCACCATGGCCTTGTCCG GGATGCCGGACTTTGGCAACATCTCCGCCATGGCTGGCGAGAATTACAGTGTGGTCTCCTGGGTCCCCAAAGAGGGCCAGTGCAACTTCGGGTTCCAGATCTGGTTCAAAGCCCTGGGGG ACGAGAAGCTGGTGGCTCGTCTCCCACCGCAGTACGTCAGCTACAACCAGAGCTCCTACACACAGTGGGACCTGCAGCCTGACACCGACTATGAGATCCAGCTGCTCAAGGAGCAGGTGCTCCTGCACCAGATGGCAGTGAAGACCAACGGCACCG GCCGAGTGAGGCTGCCTCCCGCTGGCTTTGCCACTGAAGGCTGGTTCATCGGCTTCATCAGTGCCATCGTTGTCCTGCTTCTTGTCTTACTCATCCTGTGCTTCATTAAGCGCAGCAAGGGTGGCAAGTACTCGG tgaaggacaaggaggacACCCAGGTGGACTCAGAGGCCCGGCCCATGAAGGACGAAACCTTCGGCGAGTACAG TGACAATGAGGAGAAGGCCTTTGGTAGCAGCCAGCCATCACTCAACGGAGACATCAAGCCCCTGGGCAGCGATGACAGCCTGGCAGACTACGGAGGCAGCGTGGACGTCCAGTTCAATGAGGATGGCTCCTTCATCGGCCAGTACAGTggcaagaaggagaaggaggtggcagggggCAATGACAGCTCCGGGGCCACATCCCCCATCAACCCCGCCGGGACCCTGGAGTAG